Genomic DNA from Candidatus Nitrosopumilus koreensis AR1:
TGGACCAAATATTCTATTCCTTGTACAAACGTTTCATCATCAATGGAGCCATCTGCCCACCATCCTGCATTATTTTTTATCCAAGTAGGTACTATTTCTTGTTTAGAATCCAAGTTTATCATTCCAACTGGAACAATTTTGATATCTCTTTTTTGAATTTCTTCAACTAGTGTTTTTAATTCTGCAATTTGTTCTGTATTTACTTCATTTGCATAGGTTCCATCAATCACCTTTGCAAATTCTTGTGGATGAGATGTTATTACTGCAAATCCATATGTGTTCAATCCATCAATTGCTTTAGATAATGTGGTTTCATGTGAAATTCCAACAAATACATTTTGTTCTGGATCATATTCTCCGGTAGTACTTATTTCTGGAAATCTGTATAATAATTCCCCTTTTAATGGAAATGGGGGTGGATCTCCGTGTAACAAACTAGAACTAATATGTGTAAATCCATTTTCAATTAAAACCTGTTTTGTATCTTCGTTGAATCTATTTTGTGGTGGAATGAATACTTTTGGTTCAACTCCAACACTTTGTTGAATCTTTTGAACTGATTGTTTTAGTTTTTCATCTTGTTCTTCTAAAGAAAATTCAGTAAATGGAACATTTCCTATCCCGTGATTAGCTATTTCAAATCCTTTTTTGTTTTTGTGTTCTTTAACAAATGAACTCATCTTTACATCCTCTCCAAAAGAGTCTCCGATTATGCCAATTGTTAATGGAGTATCAGTTCCAACAAATGTTTTCATGACTTCGATTTGAACATCATTTAACCAGTAATCTTGAACATCATCAAATCTAAATGCGATGCAATTACAAGATTCTAGTTCTTGAACTTCAACATCATTAATTTCTGATATGGGTTGAACTTTGAATATGTTGAAATGATTAATACTGCCAACAATCTGAACAGACGTTTTTGGCCAATTTCCATCATCATTAGGCGTAATTTCGACCAAATATGTACTAGATTTTAGATTTGAAAAATATGCCTCCCCTCTAGAATTGACCTTGCTTGAAAATGATTCACCAGTAAATTGATTTGTTATAGTTATGGTATGCGTGGAATCAGATGATGAAATCTTTGTTGTGGCATCTTTGTATACAGTAATTGTAATTAGGTCTTCTACCACTTCAGGAATACTCGTGACAATCTTTTCATCTCTAGTTAATCCTGGTTGCAGTTTAATGGGTTTTTGTGATTTTAAGAATAATTCTCCAAGATAAATATCTGCAATGTAATAATCCTCAGGAGATATTGTTGATTGAATCCAAAAACGTAGTGTTTCTCCCTGACTGTTTGTAATTCCTTGTCTCCATTCTGTATTATCTTTTGATTTTATTATTACTCGTGCACCTTCAATTGGAATCTCTCCTCCTTCATAGTAAACATCTATTTTCAATCCTCCTGATAGTGGAATGTTAATCGTAATTTCTTTTGAGTTATAATCTAATTGTACATATCCAACTCCTGCATACATTCCATTTGCATAAATTTCAATTTTGTATTTGTGATTTTTTGGTACTAAAATTATGTCGGGATTGTTTTCTAATTGTTTTTCAAGAAACACTTCTTTGTTTAAATCTTGATAAACTAGTAACTTCATTCCATGAAAATCTGCTCTATCTCCATTTGTGTATTTTATTTCAACTTGGATTGTTTGAGATTCTTCAGCGTATACATTATCAAATGCAAATACTATCAATGGAACCATCCCTAACAGTATTAAGATTTTTACATTCATTTTACACTCCAACTCTTTTTGCACTAGTCCATGTTGCTTTTGTATTTCTTAATTGTTCTATCATAGCTTTTAACAATAATGCATCAACAATTTGTTTGAATCCAAACACTAAGAATCCTGCATATGCTAGCAGTTTTTTATCTTCCTCATCAATTCGCAATGCTAAGGCGGTCATTAAGTAATGAACAATTATGAATATTAAAAATACCTGTAAGACATACCATCCATCTCCCATAACCACACCTAAAATTGCATTTATGGTCGCAGTAAATCCCACAATTGGTGTTATGACCATCCCTAAGAAAAGATATGGTAAGGACAATTTTTGTAAATACCCATATCTGGGATTAACCAATGCATCTGAATGTCTTTTTAATACCTGAATATTCCCACGATACCACCTTTTTCTTTGTGCGATAAAATCTCGTAATGTGCTTGGGGCTTCAGTATATGCTGTAGCTTTAGTGCTTCCTTGCGTAATTAATCCTGCTTTAAGTAACTTTATTGTTTGATCAAAATCTTCTACAATCGTTTCTTTTCCATATGGTCCTGCCTCAGTTAGGAATGATTTCTTAAATGCGCCTAATGCTCCTGGTACAATGGTTATTGAACCAAATACATCAAATGCTCGTCGCACGATTTGAATTCCCGTAATGTATTCTAAAGCTTGACATTTTGTAAGCCAGTTTTTTTGATTTCTAACTTTAATGTTTCCTGCAACTGCTGCAACGTGTTCATTTACTTCAAATCCTTTTACAATTTCTTTCAACGACTGTCTACCAATAATTGTATCTGCATCCACAATTACAATAATTTCACCTGTTGAATACTGAATTCCATAATTAATTGCAGTGGCTTTTCCCCCATTCTCTTTATGAAGAACTTTGATTTGATCTTTGTAATTTTTTGCAATACGTAACGTATTGTCTTTACTACCATCATCAACAAAAATAATCTCCTTTTTTGGATATTTTGTTTCCAATAAACCTTCAATCGTATTTGCAATAACCTTTTCTTCATTATATGCGGGAATAATTATTGATATGTTTGGATATGATTTTACATCTGGTTGTATATCTTCTCTGTATTTACTAAGTACTGCCATGGGTACAAATAGCATTGTGGACCAAAAGGTTATTGTCATGGCCCATAACAAAATAATTCTTATTGGTGATTCTAGCAACGTGTATCCTTCATAGACAATCATTCCTCCTATCAGAAAAGGTGATAATAGCAAGAATAGCAAGAACGCTGATGGTTTTTTATTTCTAAATTTATTTCTGGAATAAAGTTTTCTTGTTGCATCTATAACATGATATATGGTAAGTCCTCCTCCTAAACCCATGGCAATCATGCTTATTGGTCCTAAGATGAAATATACTGAACAGCATAGTATTGCAAAAATTGAACCGGTTAATGCTAACTGAACAGGATCTTTTTTTATTTTAATTTCTCTTTGTGTGGTGTTATTCTTTTTTTGTTTGTTGTTATTGCTAAAAGTTTGAGGGAAACAGATCTTATGATACCATAAATTTTGGTCTCTGATCGACTTCTCATCTAATTTTATCGAATTCTTACAAATTTGACATGTGACTAAATTCGGATTCAAAAAAACCGATTTGTCTTTTCTTTTAGGTTCTTGTTTTTTTTCATAAATTATTGGGAAAATTGATTCTTTTAGAATATTTTCAAGATATTTCTGATCTGAATTTGGTATTTCTTTTTCTGTTTTTATTCTTTGTAAAAGATAATGATTTCTCCCCCAATCTCCTTTAGATTGTTTTATTGCTAAATTTAATTTTGCAATAAGGATGTCTTTCTCCATTTTTCGATATCTCTACAATTTTATGGTATATGTGATTTCATTCTGTTCTATTTCTTACATGTGATTTTTACATGTATTTCTATGGCAAAATTATTTTGTTAGTTTTTGTTTTTACCTTTGTCAGAGTTGCCAGCATTAGCAGAGTTGCCAGCATTAGCAGAGTTGCCAGGGTTGCCTAAAGATGCTAATACACTTTTTGCAGTACTTGATTTGTTATTACTTTTATTTTCCCGTGCATCTTTTCTCTGTTTTTCTTTCTTATCTTCTAATTGTTCTTCATCTTCATCTATAATTTTGGATGCTTCTTCAAGAGATTTTGTGATGTCATCTTCAATTATTGCTTCTAGTGTAGATATTGTTTGTGCCTCTTCGAATTCTGCAATGATTTGTTTAGATTCTGTTAATGATTCAAGTATTTCATCTTCATAAATTTGCTCTAGTGTACCATGGAATATTATTTCATTTTCATTAAACTCTATTAGATCAAGAATGTTGTTATTGCTATTCTTTTTTAATTCAAATACTTTCTTCTGTTTTTCTTGTTTTTCTTTTTTATCTAACATTTGTTTAATGTCATTTTTTACATTCTCTAATTTTGCTTTGAATTTGTCATCATTTGTTTGAGGAATCATTCTGTCAATTGCAGGTACTGCCAAATTCCACTTTTTTGTACTTATTATTTCGTCTATGGCAACTTTGTGATGAATGTTTTGTACATCTCCACCATTTGCTTCATCTGCAAGCTTCATTCCTATTTTGTTCATCATTTTTTGGTAGTTTTCTTTTGCTTTTGTTACTTTAATTGCGTCTTCAATTTGTTTTTCTGATTCCTTGCTGAAATCTTGTTTTGCTTCATTGTTTTCAAAACTCAATTTGCTTTTAACTACTTCAGACACTAATTTCTTTTCAGTTAAAGATAACCCATTTTCTTTTTGATACTCTTTTACATCTTTTTCATATTTCTCAAAAACTATCATATAGTTTTCTTTAAGATATGAGTAGATTTTGTCTACTTTTTCCTCGTTTCCGTCATTTACTTCATTAATTTCCAATAATGCCTTCTTAATCTGTTTTATTTCAAATGATGTTTTACCTAATGTTAATTCGTCTAATTCATTTTCACTGTTTTTTAATTCTACTAATCTGTTGTTTACCTCAATCATTTTGGAAACCATACTGTCCGTATCTGCATATGCGTCTTGACCAGACATTCCTGTGACTGCCGAAATGGCCCCAATTATTGCAATTATTGCAATTACCTGCAGTGCTTTCATTTTACAGTACTAATACGACATTATGACCCATATTCAGAATGGAATTTTGTGTGAAAGAATCGTTCCTAAAAGGATCATTTTTGATAAAAACAGTGTTTTTTTGGCATGAAAATTGGGGTAATCTTTTCTCCATTTTGGAACTAGTTTTTGTCAAAAAATTCCACACATGTTTTGACCTATTTTGAGGTCATTTTGAGTAATTTTTTTCTTTAAATGTTGATTTAACATCAATACCTAAAAAAACAGGATAATCTGTGATTTTGTGTGAAGAAAGTATTTGTTAATGGATATGGTTCTATTGGAAGTAGAATTACATCATTTCTAAAAGATGATCCTGAAATATCTGTCATTGGAGTTGGAAAATACTCTCCTGACAAAGACGTGGATGTTGCAATTTCTAGAGGATTGAATGTGTATGTACCTCAAGACAAGTTGACTGATTTTAATAATTTTAAAATTTCTGGATCAATTGAAACTGCTCTAGATGATTGTGATCTTGTAATTGATGCAGCTCCTGGAGGTCATGGTTACAAAAATAAAAAAAATCTCTATGAACCACGTAACTTATCTGCAATATATCAAGGTGGAGAATCCACAATGGGAGATAACGCAGTTTCTGATTTATTGTTTAATTCTAGAGCTAACTATGATCTTGCAATTGGTAAAAATCATGTAATGCAAGGTAGTTGTAATGTAACTGGTATGGGGAGGATTCTTGAACCATTAAGAGACAAGTTTGGTGATGATCTTATTCGTTTTGATGTAACTCTTGTTAGAAGATGGGCAGATATTGAACAAACAGATAAAAAACTTTCAGATACTATTGAAATGACTGAAAAACCTCATCATGGGGATGATGTAAAATTGTATTTTGGAAAAGATGCTCCTCTTTATGTACGAGCAATCAAGGTACCAACTCGTCAAATGCATTTACACATCATGGATATTCGATTCAAAGAAACTGCTCCAAAGCCTTCTGAGATTCATGAACTTTTTGCAAATGAGTTTGGTGTTGCTACATTGTGGACTGCAAAAGGAACAAAAGATGTAAGAGATTATGCTCAAAATATGGGATTTAATTTTACTGATACAAACATGATTCACATTCATGCCAATATGACCACATCCATTGGCGACACAGTACAGATGATGTATTCTGATGATCAAACTGGAATTGTTATTCCTGAAAATCACATGCTGATGCAGGCAATGTTATTTGAAAAATCATATTCTGAAGCATTTGCGCATACAGAATCAATATTCCATATGGCAGAAAAGAAACAAAAATTACAAGAGCATTTTGCTAAAAAAGATTAATTTCTAATTCGTTCTATTCTTATTTCCTTAGGCATGTTTTTTCTAACTTTTTCTACAATTATCCTTAAAGATTCTACTTCTATTTTGTCTCCTGCTTGAGGAATATCTTGGAGTCTTTCATGCAACAATCCATTGAGAGTTCCATAATCATCCCCTTCAGGGATGTCTGTTTTGAAAATATTGTTTATTTTTTCAATTTCAATATCGCCATTTACAATTATGGTATCTTTGTCAACAGATTTGTAATCTGCTGCCCTTATTGCATCTGTTTCATCTTCAATATCTCCAATGATCTCTTCAATCAGATCTTCCAGAGTCACTAAACCTTCTACTCCTCCATGTTCATCGATAACTATTGCCATGTGTGTCTTTCTTCCCTTCATCTCCTTTAGTAAAGAACTGACCATCTTTTCTTGAGATGCAAAAACTGGTTTTCGGGATAGTTGTTCAAGTGTAATTACATCTTTTTCTTTTTCTAATTGTTGAAGAACATCTCTAACATGTACAAAACCTACTATGTCATCTTGTGTTTCTCCAAATATTGGTATTCTTGAATGTGTACTTCTATTAATTTCAGGTAATGCTTCAAACAGCAACATCTTTGCAGGCAACATGAACATTTTAGTTCTGGGTGTCATCACGGTTCGTATTACTGTGTCATCAAATTCTAAAGCACTATGAACAAGTTCACTTTCATCTTTTTCTAAGGCTTTGTCTACTAACCCCTGTTCGACTATTCCTTTGATTTCTTCTTCTGTAATGGGTGGTGAGTCATAACTACTGCCAGTTATTTTTACCATGAATCTTGTAATTGATTCAAGTATCTTGACGATTGGCCAAAATGCATAACTAAATACCAACAAAACTCGTGAAAACCGTAACGCAATTTTTGTTGCATTTGCATTACAGTATGTTTTAGGCGTTATCTCTCCAAAAACCAAAATTAAGAAAGTCATTACACCTACTGCAATTCCTAATCCATCACTACCAAAAATTCTAATTGCCACACTTGTTGCAAATGCGGAGGATCCAACATTTACAAGGTTGTTTCCTAAATTTACACTTGCCATCATCCATCCTGGATTTGTCTTTAGTTTATGGAGGGCTTTTGCTCCTTTGACATTTTGTTTTAATAATTGATTTACTTTAGAACTTCTTGTTCCAACTAATGCTACTTCTAAACCACTAAAAAATCCTGATAATCCAATTAATGTAGCTAAAGCTACTAATTCTACCCATAATTCTACCATGACATTCTCCCGAAAATTTTCTTAGAACAACTACGTTGTTTTTTCATTTAGTTTTTTTGCACCATCTCTTGGTTACCAGAATTCAAAAAAACTCAGATTTAATCTTTAAGATGTTAAATTCATCCAAAACAAAAAACAAGCCTAAAACGAGGCTAATTTTTTGGAGGATTTGCAAATTTATTTTGTGGATTATTGTGATAATCTACAGGAAGCATTGCATCTTTTTGCCTACCTGTAAGAATTCCTACTACTGTGTCATCTTTACTGATAACTCCCTCATTGATTAATTTCTTAACGCCTACTACCGAGGCTCCTGATGCCATCTCACAATCAAATCCATTAAGACCCACTACAGACATACCGTCAAGCATATCTGAATCTGAAACAGTTGTTACCACACCATTTGTAAATTCTAATGCACGTAAACCTTTCAAAATATTTGCAGGCCTTCCAATTTGAATTGCAGTAGCTTTTGTTTTTGGTCGTATACCTTCTTTATCCAAATAATCATAATATCTTGTAATTAATTCTGTGTTAGGTTTTCCTTTGTTCCATCTCAGCTCCTCTCCTTCAAATTTACCATTATACAAATCCGATAATGTGCTTGCACCTTCAGAATTTATGACTGCGATTCTTGGAATTTTTTTAATCCATCCCCATTCATATAATTCCATTAATGCTTTTCCACAACTAGATGTATTTCCTAATGCTCCTCCAGGATAAACAATCCAATCTGGTGTTTCCCAGTTCAAATATTCTAACACTCTAAATGGAATTGTTTTTTGTCCTTCTATTCTAAATGGATTGATAGAATTTACAGTATATCCGTCATGATTTTGTGCATCATCTAATGACTGTTTTAATGCATCATCAAAATTTCCATCAATCTCTAATATCTGAGCTCCAAATTGATAGGCTTGACTTAATTTTCCTGGGGCAATCTGTCCTGAAGGAATGTATACATCACAATTTATCCCTTCATTTGCTGCAAACATTCCAGCTGATGCAGATGTGTTTCCAGTTGATGCACAAACAATCTTTTTCGCACCTACCATTTTTGCATGAGTCACTGCCGTTGCCATTCCATTATCTTTGAATGAACCACTTGGATTGTATCCTTCTGGTTGTAGCCAAAAGTTTTCATTGGAAATCCCTACAAATTCTGCAGCTTTTGACATGTGGTATGGCTTTGATAATCTTCCTTCTGCCCCATCAAGTGAAACTAAATATTTTGAACACTCTTCTATGTCTTCTGTATCAATCTGGCAAAAGTTGAGTAACTCTCTAAATCGCCAAACCCCACTTTCATTAAAAATACTTCCATGAGGATTATGTCTTTTGTCAAATACCTCTTTTAGATTGTCAGATGGTGCATTTTTGTATTTTACATCAAGCAGATGACCCTTATCACAATGTACAATTGTACTTTCTATAGGATACTCTAAACCGCATTGTGGATCAATACATTTGAGATAAGCGTCTCCTTTCATAGTCATTACGGAAAATTAATGATAATTTAAAGCAAATGTGTAATTTTTACACAAGTCAAGCTATTTTTCCTAAACTTTAGATTGGATGTGTCTAGAAAATAATTGTGGTTACATATAACGAATATTTGAAAAATATTCTTTTACAAATTCTTGAATCCTATAATTATCTCAATGACCTCAAGGACAAACCCGGAGATCTGGATATTATTAAAAAAGAATCACTAAAAATTAACGGTTTTTTAAAAGTGATATCCAACAAAATTGATGAAAATAAAATCACCCATTCTGATTTTAAGCCTTTAAAACAAAAATTCAAAAATTATTTAAAAAATTATTCATTTGACCAAGAAATAGAAACTATGGCGCTTCTCTATAAAGAAGATATGCATAGAGTAAAAAATATGAGATTGAAGATCTTGGAATCTTTGGGGGAAAATACTATGATTGCAGACATCAA
This window encodes:
- a CDS encoding polysaccharide deacetylase family protein — protein: MNVKILILLGMVPLIVFAFDNVYAEESQTIQVEIKYTNGDRADFHGMKLLVYQDLNKEVFLEKQLENNPDIILVPKNHKYKIEIYANGMYAGVGYVQLDYNSKEITINIPLSGGLKIDVYYEGGEIPIEGARVIIKSKDNTEWRQGITNSQGETLRFWIQSTISPEDYYIADIYLGELFLKSQKPIKLQPGLTRDEKIVTSIPEVVEDLITITVYKDATTKISSSDSTHTITITNQFTGESFSSKVNSRGEAYFSNLKSSTYLVEITPNDDGNWPKTSVQIVGSINHFNIFKVQPISEINDVEVQELESCNCIAFRFDDVQDYWLNDVQIEVMKTFVGTDTPLTIGIIGDSFGEDVKMSSFVKEHKNKKGFEIANHGIGNVPFTEFSLEEQDEKLKQSVQKIQQSVGVEPKVFIPPQNRFNEDTKQVLIENGFTHISSSLLHGDPPPFPLKGELLYRFPEISTTGEYDPEQNVFVGISHETTLSKAIDGLNTYGFAVITSHPQEFAKVIDGTYANEVNTEQIAELKTLVEEIQKRDIKIVPVGMINLDSKQEIVPTWIKNNAGWWADGSIDDETFVQGIEYLVQEKIITVSEKPQTGSNEQTIPTWIKNNAGWWADGSIDDETFVQGIEFLIKNGIITY
- a CDS encoding glycosyltransferase family 2 protein, which gives rise to MEKDILIAKLNLAIKQSKGDWGRNHYLLQRIKTEKEIPNSDQKYLENILKESIFPIIYEKKQEPKRKDKSVFLNPNLVTCQICKNSIKLDEKSIRDQNLWYHKICFPQTFSNNNKQKKNNTTQREIKIKKDPVQLALTGSIFAILCCSVYFILGPISMIAMGLGGGLTIYHVIDATRKLYSRNKFRNKKPSAFLLFLLLSPFLIGGMIVYEGYTLLESPIRIILLWAMTITFWSTMLFVPMAVLSKYREDIQPDVKSYPNISIIIPAYNEEKVIANTIEGLLETKYPKKEIIFVDDGSKDNTLRIAKNYKDQIKVLHKENGGKATAINYGIQYSTGEIIVIVDADTIIGRQSLKEIVKGFEVNEHVAAVAGNIKVRNQKNWLTKCQALEYITGIQIVRRAFDVFGSITIVPGALGAFKKSFLTEAGPYGKETIVEDFDQTIKLLKAGLITQGSTKATAYTEAPSTLRDFIAQRKRWYRGNIQVLKRHSDALVNPRYGYLQKLSLPYLFLGMVITPIVGFTATINAILGVVMGDGWYVLQVFLIFIIVHYLMTALALRIDEEDKKLLAYAGFLVFGFKQIVDALLLKAMIEQLRNTKATWTSAKRVGV
- a CDS encoding type II glyceraldehyde-3-phosphate dehydrogenase, giving the protein MKKVFVNGYGSIGSRITSFLKDDPEISVIGVGKYSPDKDVDVAISRGLNVYVPQDKLTDFNNFKISGSIETALDDCDLVIDAAPGGHGYKNKKNLYEPRNLSAIYQGGESTMGDNAVSDLLFNSRANYDLAIGKNHVMQGSCNVTGMGRILEPLRDKFGDDLIRFDVTLVRRWADIEQTDKKLSDTIEMTEKPHHGDDVKLYFGKDAPLYVRAIKVPTRQMHLHIMDIRFKETAPKPSEIHELFANEFGVATLWTAKGTKDVRDYAQNMGFNFTDTNMIHIHANMTTSIGDTVQMMYSDDQTGIVIPENHMLMQAMLFEKSYSEAFAHTESIFHMAEKKQKLQEHFAKKD
- a CDS encoding hemolysin family protein — translated: MVELWVELVALATLIGLSGFFSGLEVALVGTRSSKVNQLLKQNVKGAKALHKLKTNPGWMMASVNLGNNLVNVGSSAFATSVAIRIFGSDGLGIAVGVMTFLILVFGEITPKTYCNANATKIALRFSRVLLVFSYAFWPIVKILESITRFMVKITGSSYDSPPITEEEIKGIVEQGLVDKALEKDESELVHSALEFDDTVIRTVMTPRTKMFMLPAKMLLFEALPEINRSTHSRIPIFGETQDDIVGFVHVRDVLQQLEKEKDVITLEQLSRKPVFASQEKMVSSLLKEMKGRKTHMAIVIDEHGGVEGLVTLEDLIEEIIGDIEDETDAIRAADYKSVDKDTIIVNGDIEIEKINNIFKTDIPEGDDYGTLNGLLHERLQDIPQAGDKIEVESLRIIVEKVRKNMPKEIRIERIRN
- a CDS encoding threonine synthase; this encodes MKGDAYLKCIDPQCGLEYPIESTIVHCDKGHLLDVKYKNAPSDNLKEVFDKRHNPHGSIFNESGVWRFRELLNFCQIDTEDIEECSKYLVSLDGAEGRLSKPYHMSKAAEFVGISNENFWLQPEGYNPSGSFKDNGMATAVTHAKMVGAKKIVCASTGNTSASAGMFAANEGINCDVYIPSGQIAPGKLSQAYQFGAQILEIDGNFDDALKQSLDDAQNHDGYTVNSINPFRIEGQKTIPFRVLEYLNWETPDWIVYPGGALGNTSSCGKALMELYEWGWIKKIPRIAVINSEGASTLSDLYNGKFEGEELRWNKGKPNTELITRYYDYLDKEGIRPKTKATAIQIGRPANILKGLRALEFTNGVVTTVSDSDMLDGMSVVGLNGFDCEMASGASVVGVKKLINEGVISKDDTVVGILTGRQKDAMLPVDYHNNPQNKFANPPKN